The following nucleotide sequence is from Anopheles stephensi strain Indian chromosome 3, UCI_ANSTEP_V1.0, whole genome shotgun sequence.
TAATTAAACAACGTGATGACCCCGATGACCGATTCGGGTGCTAGAAATGGATAAGGGGTCCAGCATCGTAACATAAATCACGCACACAATTCACGCTTCCCCTGGTTCGATATTCGCGCTCCAGTCACGTGTTGTGCTTTTTAACGTCATACAACTACGCTCCAGCAGAAAGTGTATCCCGAGGAGCGAGATGATTCAGCGACCCGAGGAGGGAATCCGTCCAGTTCGTTTGTCCGTATTTTTACCGTTCCGTAGTGAAGTCGGCGGGGGACGTGTGTCAACAGTCAGGCTCGGGTTGGTTGAGTTCGCGCCTTCGCTctaccgcaaaaaaaaaaaaactggaaccGAACCGACGGTGTGGCGCCAACGATCCGCTTCGCGGGCCAGACCAGCTCGTCGAAACGTCATCAAGGCCGAAGGCTCGTGTCGGTCGGGCGCGTGTTGGTAAGGCGTGTTCGCGTATGCGTGGGCTTGACGAAGGCACGAGCTGTGAGACGGCGCCCGTTCTTAAGGAGGAGGAGGTCCGGGAAAAAACGCACGTGCACCCGGTGTGGCATCATCGTACGAACCGTGGGCATAGAGAGAGAACGCGATAATactttgcatacatttggggTGGTGGAGTGGCCGTGTCGCGGACTTTGGGGGAGGGAAGAAATATGCTTTCTTCggcggtgctgctgctgctgctgctgctgcatggtTGATTGATGAACGATTGGAAATATTGGAAAGCGGCGTATTTCCCATGGGCCAAACCAACGCCTAACGGAAGGCGCGTCGCGATGGGGTGGGGGTGTGTGCGTAGgctcggttttgtttgtttgggtgcttgtataattttattcatttacaGATTCTGCATAGTTAACACCTTGTCGGTGCCGAACCGTATAAGCATGGGATACGGTTTTTTCCCATGGGGGAAATTTTATGGGTGGGTCCGTTACGGTCAATATATGTTGTGCTGGAACTGGTAACATCCGGTTAGGGATATTAACATACCGTGCTCGTGGTATTGATTAAGAGTGCTTATTTTTATCTGATGTGATTTTACTCCCCCCAGACGAAGTGATGATTACAACGCGATGTACACGAGATCATGTCTATCAAAACATGGCAGGTGCTGATGTTGAGAGAGTTCGAATGGcaatccttcttcttcttgcttgacTACAACAATCATCGAGATCATTTGGTCTGGTATTTCAGACTTTTTGTGACCtgttctggatgggatttgatccccggtggTCGTGCCGAGTAAAGATCGGCGTCGCCATCGCCACGGCCACCGGACAGCCCTCGAATGTGGCAGTAAGGGACCTCAACACCAATTAATTGAAGTAGAAAATTTAGCCTacatttcaaatcaaacatacattttacttagtcaaatatttacaatattttcttcttcttcttcttccttggctctacaacctcgagaggccttccatttttggctttctgtgacttaattttatccgtagtaaagtagaAAGCCTTACGTACAGGGAGGCagtcaggatgggatttgaaccccggccctgccgtgtgaagaccggcgccgctgtcgcctcgaccTCCGGCGACATTTATAGTAATTTAGTTTATCAAAAAGGCTtcgttaaataaatttattataaataattccaATTTCACGTGGATTTCTGGCATTTCTCTTAATTGGATGTACTTATATATGATACTATTATGCCTCTGACCAGTTTCAAGTGATCAAGCTAAATTTTGCTCTTAAACCAAAAGCTCTTGAAGCAATACAACTAATTGCACTGATGGGCTTGGAATATCTGACTCACAGTTTTTAGCGCCTTTCTGCCCAGCTCGTTGCAGAAAAGTGCGCCGATCTCTGgagtaaattattttttaatgccAATCCATTGAGTGTTGATCGTTCGGATTCGCTCTACAAATCTGTTTAATCTAGACAACGTCCAGATCGGAACTGTCAAACCAATTTTAAACCCAGAAGATGTTTGTACCTGTAACCTGTAAGCGATTGCACAAAATCAATTTCTCATTGCCGTCGGAAGAACTCAAAAATGTACCCATCTGCATGTACAGCGTCTTTTAAGAACGAACGTGAGATTGTTTATTTTCCGCCGAGGtggttcacaaaaaaaaaaaacaaaacaaaaccattatTAGTACAGAGAGCTAGTTTCGACGTCACTTACTGCTACTTATTATCACACGAGATTGAAACTATCACAAGCCTTAAATGCATAACTCGCAACGCGTTTGTCGAGAGTTTATTGGACTTCCGTAGCCCAGCGCCATGCCGGCGGTCATGTCATGTCTGCATCCGTTGATATCCGTGCGTAGCGGGCCGCGCCCATCTACCAGAAGGGATTGAAGTTGCCTGCCAGCCGGTTCCAGAGGAACCCGATGTTGGTGGACTCCATGGCGTCGAAGCTCTCGTCGGTGATGGTTGCCGCGAGATCGTAGATGATCATTTTCGCCTGGGTACACGGAGGAGACATTGTAGAAATTAGAATTGTTGGTGCAATGGGACCAGCGCGATAGTGCACCGAAGCGTTCGAAGATCACTTACATCACCATCGAGCAACGGTCTCGGGTTGCCGGCGATCGCCGACGGGATGTTGTCGTCCTTGTGCCGGGGCGCATCGATGATGTTGGGTTTGGGCATCGGCAAACCGTCGGCAGTTCCAACGCCTACCAGCAGGACGATGGACAgctgcatcagcagcaacaacgcgATCACTCTTGCCCTGATCTTCTGCATCCTTACACCGGGGATCACTTCACTTGGTAATACTTGGTTTTCGCCCGACGGAGAATACTTTTCCGAAATTCGACAAAATTCTTACTGACCCTGAGCTTGGGGTGCCGGGTCCGTTTTATAAGATCCACCAAAACGCGATCCACTCGGACAGTCTACCCATCCCATATGCGTCGGGTCGGTGATCATCGCGCTATGTATTCGATTCGGCCGCACGGTGACGATCCAGCGGTGCGTCGTCGCAAGTACGAGCGCGATTGTTGTTTACATACATTCCGCGTCTAGCGTGTCACCGAAATTCTCGATGGGCTTCACCGGCATCACGAGCCGGTTACCCCAAAACCGTCCGCCTGTGCTCCCATCTCTTCAGCTACCCGTTCCAGTCGGCGATGCCGGGAGCCAAACGGCGCAGGAAAGCTAAGTGTCCCGCGAGACAAATCTCTGCACGTGCTACGGACGATGTCGTCACCGTTTGCGAAGTGTTCGATCGGTTCAGCTGCGAGTTCCGAACCGTCGCGAAACGGCTTCAAACCTCTTCAACAGCTCCAATGCAAACACGAGCCGTCACAAGCGTCAGCCACAGTCAGCCGCAGTCCTTGTCCGAGCCGTTTCAGGAGTGGTTCACGGGTGGATCCCACAGCAGACCTCCGAGTAGAAGCCTGCCCGTGCGCTGTTTGGTACCGCCCCCCGAAGAAACTGAGGCGAatggatcgatcgatcgaaccgcTCGTTAGATAGAGGAGTGTCGAGTAGGAGTAGTCTGAGCGTTAGAGTCGACCGTTTCACGCAACCGACCACAAGCGCGTGTCGGTCCCATCCATCAAGGGACGGATTACTGTCTGTTAGTTGGTGAAGCAGTCTCAGTGTCCTAGGATAGGTGGTAATTTATGTATTAGGAGGTTGTTTTTGAGTGAAGTGGTTTTTTGCACAAAATTGTACAGTGTTCAGCTTTGTGTAGAATTAATAAATCAATAAGTataaaaatatcgaacaacaTTGGCTCATAAAAACATATCGAAATCTACAAAACAACATCCAGAACAGAGTTGGAAATGAAGGAAGAATGAAAGCTACGCCGGTATTACCCCGATTAGATTTTTAATGATAGAAGCATTaacattttattattcataaagaacggcctggccgtattgcttagaAGCATTAACATAAGTGACGCAGATTTAACTTCTTCTTAATAACAATAGACCTTTTTGGGcatggcctgccatttctggctctctagACTTATTGACACGTTGTTGGCTAGTCTAGGGGGGAACGTtgcggatgggatttgaatacCGGTCCTTCTGTTTGAAGCTTGACGTCGCCGTCGCTCTAACCAACTCTACCGAAGCGTaagatttaataaaaaaatgtcttATATACATAAAATTctcagttttattttcttaagtTGATTGAATTAGAACTTAAGACAAAATAAGTTCTTATTCTTGGAGTTTTTAAtgatcggatttttttttcacttgctGGATAGTCTTGTACCAATCATGTCTTTTTTGGTTAATACTTTTAAAGGTTTCTGTCATTTTACATTCTTCTAAAATTTCTGTTCCATGTTGAGCTTCTTTCACTACCAATTTAaccaattttaatttaaactaaccattttgaatttgtataataatttttatatatatttttgtttttttttgtaatcgTCGTAAGTATATTAAGAACTTAATGAtcattttgtaaaataaattcttttttttatatcaaacATTTATTGAAGTCTCACAAATAATGGTCAAAATAAACTTTTCTATTATTGGTTTTAGGTAATTATTGGctctgggcgttgcagttCCGTTGGTCCAGCGATTCGAGGCCCAGTAGCGCACAGCGTCCAGCGTAGTCCACCTCCAGAAGCGCAGAGCGAACCGAGTGAGTTAGCGCTGGATGGATTCCAGCCGGACCAGCGGACGAGCAGCGGATGGCCACCGTACTACTGAAGCGTATTCCCAAAACCGACCGCATCAAAGAGCAATATAGCATTTTGATGCATACCGGATCAGTGAAGTCGCGAGCTATTTGTTTAAGTAAACCGATCAGTTGGTTGCCCTTAGTGACGACGTGCTCCAGCTGGTCGTGGAAGCTCAACTTCTCGTCAAGGAGCACTCCCAAGGAGTCTGACACAGCTATTGCGCTAATCGTACACTAAAGGGCACCGCTTTCTCGCAAACGtaatgacgacgacgatgatatTCTGAGTTGGTATTctgaaaacaaacacactgcaAATAAGAAGCTATTCAAGAAGGAATATTATCTTCTAAATACTTCAACTTAGACCTCAACCACAACGATCACTTGCTGCATGCGTAAGTAAATAACTCTTCACACTGTTCGTAATTGTTGGAAAGACTTTTTATTGAAGGTTCTCTCTACCACTTAAAATGATTTAGCTTTTATAAATTCTTTGTTAGGTGACAAATTTACATTAAGAGAATCATACTCTGTCTGGGCGTTTTTACAATTTGAGTGGAGTTTTAGATATATAAACTAGAGACCAGGTACAGGTGGACGAAGTTGCTTGCAAGCTAGAAGCTCTGAAGAGACGCATACGACTAGTAGTATCCATAGCCGTAGCCGTATGGGTATCCACCGTATCCTCCGTATCCGTATCCTCCATAGCTGGGATAAGCGCTGTATCCGTAGCCTCCGTATCCACCATATCCGCCATACCCGTAGCCACCGTATCCTCCATAGCCGTACGAAGGATAGTAGTGATGGTAGCCGAATCCGAACGTTTCCGACTTGTCCATATCGTCCTTCGCCTCATCGTCGGCCGATACAGCCTCGCCGGCAGGAGCATTAACTGCTTCCGCTACTTTCTTCGCTTCGATCGCGCCCACAGCCCGTGCACGGCGCACCGGGAATGGAGCGAACTGGGGTTGAACTCCGCCGAACTGAGCTCCGGCCGGTGCAGGCTGGAAGCCCGGTTTCGTCTGTGGTGCGGCACTGACCAAAGCCACCAGGGCAAGCAAACAGGCAAACTGGTAAGCAGgagacaaacaacaacaaacgaatAAGCAACATTGCCGAGCGAGCGTGTCCAAGCGTCCTGTTCTTCTTACCTTCAGCATAATGAAGCAGAAATGTGTCTTCTCGATCGGTCGGTGGTTCGATTGGTTGATCCTCGAATGCTGTTGCCCTCGGGAGGTACGACTGGAAACTGATACCGGAATGGGATCGGAGAAATGGTTTTATACCAACCCGCGCGCGTTCTCACTGACGTCAGCAAACTTCTTGGGTAAATATCAATTTATTACATTTCGGCCCAAAACACGGGCTGAAAACTGGATTCTGCCCGAGCGGCGGATGGCTTAGCGCGTGCGCTACGACTTTCGTTCCCGCTGCCAACCTGTTCCTTGTGGCGAACGCGCCATATGCCCTAAAATTCGTAAATGTCGTCAGAAAGCAGACACGGTAAAGTCCAAAGTCAGGAAAGCCCGGTAATGCCGAAATATCACGCAAGAATTTCGTTCTGAACGATTTATTAAGTTTTATTGCAATCTATTTGGTGGACAATGTGATACGCAATCATCGCAAATTGTACCGCATTGG
It contains:
- the LOC118510424 gene encoding shematrin-like protein 1, which codes for MLKFACLLALVALVSAAPQTKPGFQPAPAGAQFGGVQPQFAPFPVRRARAVGAIEAKKVAEAVNAPAGEAVSADDEAKDDMDKSETFGFGYHHYYPSYGYGGYGGYGYGGYGGYGGYGYSAYPSYGGYGYGGYGGYPYGYGYGYY